tttcttcataatgttcatatttatcatttgtTATTTGTTCCTCTTCTTCTTTGTCTTCATCATCAATCCTTTTATCAACCTCTATaaggaaatataaaaaatacatatatatgtatacatttatatgtatgtatttatatttacatatttatttatataattttttaaaaaaaaccTGAAACAGCATCCTCATTTTGGGGTGAACCTGGTTCAGgtgttatattattatcaaagcattttttcaaatatatcgttttatattttgcatacacatattttttattttcttcagtacttaaatttttaaaatgatttaatatttcataaaatattttagatgtaaaaaacatttgcaatgttttttttgttataacTTCATTCCTATCATTCTTATCAGCAGCCAAAAAGAGTTCTACAAAAAAGGAAATTGAAattgaaataaaaataagtgtatattatttattttattttttattttatatttactttCACAAAAATTTGACAAGACATTATAATCAAGAGAACCAAAGGATGGTCTCATTTCTTCTGCTTTATTTAAACATTTAATTAATACATTCTTCCTAtctaaaaatatttacacatatatattaaattttgtaattattttattatatatatatatatataaatatatattttttttttttttttttttttttttttttttttttttttttttttNNNNNNNNNNNNNNNNNNNNNNNNNNNNNNNNNNNNNNNNNNNNNNNNNNNNNNNNNNNNNNNNNNNNNNNNNNNNNNNNNNNNNNNNNNNNNTCAACTTCTCCacaacatataaaatacataagAAAGAAACTAGAAcgttattatatataattcaatgaaaaaatataaatgaataagtagacaataataatataccaaatataacaatgtacatgtacatatatatatatatatatatatatatatattatgtttgaaaactttttattcataaaaatgtaatatatatataaatatatttatacttatatatatatatatatatatatatatatatatttatttatttatttatttatttatatttcttccTTTTAAAGATACCTAATGAATGATTTGTTTCTAGTTCTTCtgatttttttattacaaatTCAATCGATTtcatattaatttttttactttCTCCTAAACTTGTATCATTTTGACCTTCAACCATTTTTTGACATTccttttaataattaacGAAAGGCAAAATAGACACAACAAgacaaaaagaaaaaaagaaaaacataaataatattttttttttttttttttttttttaaataaattattccaacaagtaaaatatacagttatatctttaaatcactatcatttaatttttattttgaaaaaaaaaaaaaacatacttatattatattaatatattcatgtgatatattaaaataaatttatataagtacatattttcatataaatattatcatgttaattataaattcaaaacagtataatatataaataaaaatataaatattaatataaatatacgtatatatttttaaaaacacAAATACTATtcattaattatttattttttttgtttttacacgtcatgtaatattatatattgaacttgtatatttttttaaataaatttttgttttcttcAATAATGTATCGATTTTTTATgagaaaaacaaaacaaaaaaaagaaacaaaaataaacaaaaaaaagaaacaaaaacaaacaaaaaaaaaaaaaaaaaaaaaaaaaaaaaaaatatatatataaataaataaatatatatatatatatatatatttatatttacattttatttacccgtttacaaaaaatgaaacagatatgtacacatataaatatttccTTTTCAGCCCTTTACTTTCCATGCTATCTTATAATACACATAATTAATCTATCCTTTCTTTACTCTTTAAACATTttcaatataaataatttattttcttccAAATCAATATGAATATCATCCAGTAATAAATATCCTTGATATGATGAAGCACCATCATCCTCATctcttttattttgtattcCTCTAATTCTACCCTTTGCATTTATTAACACTTCATTTAGGATAAcaaataatacattttcatcatcaCAAGGTATGTAATGTTTTAAACaatgataaaaaaagaaaaagtcAATTTGCATTTTGTATAACTTTTTCTCATTCATATGACACtttcttatatattccatataatttttgaacacaattttaataattaaaagaagtattttattaatttctGTTGGAAgtttttttctataattcttcatcttcaacataaataatttatacatatacatcTCTAAATTTTTCTCGTCCTTATTCATATCAAAAAGGAGGTTATTATTCTCCATAATCTGTTCTTTTCTATTAACATTTGACATTTTGTTATCCTCATTATATTCCTTATcattcaaaatatatttccttCCCCTTATATGGTTATTATGATCAACCATATGGTTATTTTGATCAACCATATGGTTATTTTGATCAACCATATGGTTATTTTGATCAACCAAATTGTTGTCCGTATAAAGAACACTATTATTCTGTTCAACAATTCCTATATCCGTTccattattattctttacTAGTGTCATACATTTATCCTTTAgatatttcttttctaaTTCCTGAAACTCTTCttcaattttttcataCATATCACTAAAAACATATTCTCTTTCCTGTCCTTCAAAATTTATTACACTTTGTGATTTATTctgatatataaaatattttaaatacttataaaatatatctatatgTTTCATACAATATACAAAATTGTAACTAACAATATTGCTTTTAGTATCTTCTTCATATGTGTCCTTTTCTACATATAATTTGATATGATTAGATattgtattaatataatacgAAATAAACACATTTGTTAATTCGTTACACTTTtcattaaatttatatttaacaAAATTACTTATCCCTATAacatatttcttttttctattcttatcattaatattttgtCTTTTCTCTTCCTGATCCTTTGTCatctttataattatattttttgtattcCTTTCATGGgaataattatcatatatattattattattattattatgattattgtcgtatatattattatcatcctcatatatgttataatcatcatcatatatgttataattatcatcatatatattattatcatcatcatatatattattatcatcaccacatatattattatcatcactacatatattattatcatcaccacatatattattatcatcacc
This genomic stretch from Plasmodium reichenowi strain SY57 chromosome 1, whole genome shotgun sequence harbors:
- a CDS encoding vacuolar protein sorting-associated protein VTA1, putative (part of same gene as PRSY57_0100900B~gap found within coding sequence), with amino-acid sequence MVEGQNDTSLGESKKINMKSIEFVIKKSEELETNHSLVSFLCILYVVEKL
- a CDS encoding vacuolar protein sorting-associated protein VTA1, putative (part of same gene as PRSY57_0100900A~gap found within coding sequence), whose product is RKNVLIKCLNKAEEMRPSFGSLDYNVLSNFCEKLFLAADKNDRNEVITKKTLQMFFTSKIFYEILNHFKNLSTEENKKYVYAKYKTIYLKKCFDNNITPEPGSPQNEDAVSEVDKRIDDEDKEEEEQITNDKYEHYEENNNDYYKGREKLGTQSKGTEDSVDFNLSLKHAQYAVNALIFEDRDTAKRELKLSLSYLE